One Pseudomonadota bacterium DNA window includes the following coding sequences:
- a CDS encoding leucyl aminopeptidase: protein MSMEKNIIWKVVNHYPAPESGMRVFLFDEERSFFASSSELEQKAAVYRERGLEKSLFLGSPELERADYLLPLAQFKYLNAWEAVKCAAQQAFNEAAALKISPLVLVLDGPDAPGFHKKALEGIVLGAYNYTQFKSAAREADKLVPEVVFVVGGLDREQIQAELQRLETVCLAVNRVRDLVNHPPSILGPEELADEAVKSAGRHGLKIELWDENRLAREGYNGLLAVGRGSCRPPRMVALTYEPPLEQEGKPAHVVLVGKGITFDSGGLSLKPGPSMVDMKSDMAGAAAVLGAMEIIAQLGARVKVTGILALAENMPSGRAQAPGDVIVMKNGKSVEVKNTDAEGRLILIDALQLGAALEPDYMVDAATLTGACRVALGVQVAAVLGRDAELIRRLRAAGEESGEILWELPLERAYLEDLKSDFAEISNIGNSAYGGTITAALFLGEFVPETIAWAHLDIAGPAYPGKKWKYFAPGATGFGARIMAGLVKNLRP from the coding sequence ATGAGCATGGAAAAGAATATTATCTGGAAGGTTGTGAACCATTATCCGGCACCGGAATCCGGAATGCGGGTATTTCTTTTTGATGAAGAACGGTCTTTTTTTGCTTCATCTTCGGAACTGGAACAAAAAGCCGCGGTTTACCGGGAACGGGGGCTTGAGAAGTCGTTGTTTCTGGGCTCTCCGGAGCTGGAGCGGGCCGATTACCTGCTGCCTCTGGCCCAGTTCAAGTACCTCAATGCTTGGGAAGCGGTCAAATGCGCCGCCCAGCAGGCTTTCAATGAGGCAGCGGCGCTTAAGATTTCGCCGCTGGTTCTGGTTTTGGATGGGCCCGATGCGCCGGGTTTTCATAAAAAAGCCTTGGAAGGGATTGTGCTCGGAGCTTATAATTACACGCAGTTTAAATCCGCCGCCCGGGAAGCTGACAAGTTGGTTCCGGAAGTGGTTTTTGTCGTCGGCGGTCTTGACCGGGAGCAGATTCAGGCTGAATTGCAAAGACTGGAAACGGTTTGCCTGGCGGTTAACCGGGTGCGCGATCTAGTCAACCATCCGCCGTCGATACTGGGCCCCGAGGAACTTGCCGACGAGGCGGTTAAAAGCGCCGGCCGCCATGGTTTGAAAATCGAGCTTTGGGACGAGAACCGGTTGGCGCGGGAAGGCTATAACGGCCTCCTGGCCGTGGGCCGGGGCAGCTGCCGGCCGCCGCGCATGGTAGCTCTGACTTATGAGCCGCCGCTGGAGCAGGAAGGGAAGCCGGCCCATGTGGTTTTGGTGGGTAAGGGCATTACTTTTGATTCCGGCGGACTTTCCCTGAAGCCCGGTCCTTCGATGGTGGATATGAAATCGGATATGGCCGGAGCGGCCGCGGTTCTCGGAGCCATGGAAATCATCGCCCAGCTCGGAGCCCGGGTCAAGGTGACCGGAATCCTGGCCCTGGCCGAAAATATGCCGAGTGGCCGAGCTCAGGCTCCCGGTGATGTGATAGTCATGAAAAACGGTAAATCGGTGGAAGTTAAAAATACCGACGCCGAAGGCCGTTTGATTCTGATTGATGCCCTGCAGCTGGGCGCCGCGCTCGAACCCGACTATATGGTCGACGCCGCCACCCTGACCGGGGCCTGTCGGGTGGCGCTGGGCGTGCAGGTGGCGGCGGTGCTTGGTCGTGATGCCGAGCTGATTCGCCGGTTGCGGGCGGCAGGCGAGGAAAGCGGTGAAATTCTTTGGGAACTGCCTCTGGAAAGGGCCTATCTGGAGGATCTGAAATCTGATTTTGCCGAGATCTCTAATATCGGTAACAGCGCTTACGGAGGGACGATTACGGCCGCTCTCTTTTTGGGTGAATTTGTTCCCGAAACTATCGCCTGGGCCCATCTCGATATTGCCGGGCCCGCCTATCCGGGGAAAAAATGGAAATACTTCGCTCCCGGCGCGACCGGTTTCGGGGCCCGGATCATGGCCGGTCTGGTGAAAAATCTGCGGCCATGA
- a CDS encoding HprK-related kinase B, with amino-acid sequence MIYAARNLRSLTDDLCRGTHFDHQFYLQFENYRVLLVSNAAKLVENLRHYFETFVVSAGEVQLTVTALEMDPPEIDAHFEMKMPDFGKDKIKEEFLDLDDGRIVRKRLTGMVFIFASDVNLVAGSCCANANQVVNFINNRFIAYKLDQGCLLGHAAAVAKGGRGLALAGFSGMGKSTLALHLMSRGTDFISNDRLLIEGEAGKPQFMYGIAKLPRINPGTALGNPDLAMVMPLADRERFGLLETDALWQVEHKYDVYIDQCFGRDRFQSKATLEALVILNWERQGGGLVVVAADESRRRALLPAFMKAAGLFYLGTAAVALEKYLRRLSVCPMYELRGGVDFVGATEFCLRLLV; translated from the coding sequence ATGATTTATGCAGCTCGAAACCTGCGCTCTTTAACTGATGATTTGTGTCGGGGGACGCACTTTGACCACCAGTTTTATCTGCAGTTCGAGAACTACAGGGTGCTGCTTGTCAGTAATGCCGCGAAGCTGGTTGAAAATCTGAGGCATTATTTTGAAACCTTCGTGGTTTCCGCGGGCGAGGTGCAGCTGACGGTTACGGCTCTGGAGATGGATCCTCCAGAAATTGACGCTCATTTTGAAATGAAAATGCCGGATTTCGGAAAAGATAAGATCAAGGAAGAGTTCCTTGATCTCGATGATGGGCGCATCGTGCGCAAAAGATTGACCGGCATGGTCTTTATTTTTGCATCCGACGTCAATTTGGTGGCCGGTTCCTGTTGCGCCAATGCCAATCAGGTGGTTAATTTTATTAATAATCGTTTTATCGCCTATAAGCTTGATCAGGGTTGTCTGCTCGGTCACGCCGCCGCCGTTGCCAAGGGTGGCCGGGGCCTGGCCCTGGCCGGGTTTTCCGGCATGGGGAAATCAACCCTGGCGTTGCACCTGATGAGCCGGGGAACTGATTTTATCAGCAATGACCGACTGTTAATTGAAGGCGAAGCCGGCAAACCGCAGTTTATGTATGGCATCGCGAAGCTGCCGCGGATCAATCCGGGGACGGCCCTGGGTAATCCCGATCTGGCGATGGTGATGCCGCTGGCCGATCGGGAACGCTTTGGTCTGCTGGAAACCGATGCCCTCTGGCAGGTTGAGCATAAATACGATGTTTACATCGATCAATGCTTTGGTCGGGATCGTTTTCAAAGTAAAGCCACGCTCGAAGCCCTGGTTATTCTGAACTGGGAGCGCCAGGGTGGCGGTCTGGTTGTCGTGGCTGCGGATGAAAGCCGCCGCCGCGCCCTGCTGCCGGCGTTTATGAAGGCCGCCGGTCTTTTTTATCTTGGTACGGCGGCGGTTGCGCTGGAGAAATATCTGCGGCGGCTTTCCGTCTGTCCGATGTATGAACTTCGAGGCGGCGTGGATTTTGTCGGGGCGACGGAATTCTGCCTGCGCTTACTGGTTTAG
- the xth gene encoding exodeoxyribonuclease III: MIRGKLMAKKIKLASWNVNGLRAIAKKGELDNFLRQHDPDILLLQETKAGAHQLPPELTASPLYHQFYHAAVRPGYAGTAIWAKRTVCPECTFLTGMPGYNDDEGRIAQLKLPGLHLLGVYFPNGGKSEAAWQGKLAFYENFLDYINELRRQGEKVIFAGDVNCCHEAIDIARPKENDGEIGFHPEERRRLSAWVAAGWVDVWRRTFPDKREVYSWWSFRAGARQRNVGWRIDYFFVDQSLFPNVTAIDYLGGQNGSDHCPVIMETSIE, encoded by the coding sequence ATGATAAGAGGAAAATTGATGGCGAAAAAAATCAAACTGGCATCCTGGAATGTCAACGGCCTGCGCGCGATTGCCAAAAAGGGAGAACTCGACAATTTCCTGCGGCAACATGATCCCGATATTCTGCTACTGCAGGAAACCAAGGCCGGGGCCCACCAATTACCCCCGGAACTTACCGCAAGCCCGCTTTATCATCAGTTTTATCACGCCGCCGTCAGACCCGGCTACGCGGGCACCGCGATCTGGGCGAAAAGGACGGTCTGCCCCGAATGTACCTTTCTGACCGGCATGCCGGGCTACAACGACGATGAAGGCCGCATCGCCCAACTCAAACTGCCGGGTCTGCACCTTCTGGGAGTCTATTTTCCCAACGGCGGCAAGTCGGAGGCCGCCTGGCAGGGCAAACTCGCTTTCTATGAAAATTTTCTCGACTACATCAATGAATTGCGACGGCAAGGAGAGAAGGTGATCTTCGCCGGCGACGTCAACTGCTGTCATGAAGCAATCGACATCGCCCGACCCAAGGAAAACGACGGTGAAATCGGTTTTCACCCGGAAGAACGACGCCGGCTCTCCGCCTGGGTGGCCGCCGGCTGGGTCGATGTCTGGCGCCGGACCTTTCCCGACAAACGGGAGGTTTATTCATGGTGGAGTTTTCGCGCCGGGGCCCGGCAACGCAACGTCGGCTGGCGGATTGACTATTTCTTTGTCGACCAGAGCCTTTTTCCGAACGTCACTGCGATCGACTACCTCGGCGGGCAAAACGGCAGCGATCACTGCCCGGTTATCATGGAAACCAGCATTGAATGA
- a CDS encoding branched-chain amino acid ABC transporter permease, whose translation MEGFFLEQSALFLQQLVNGVTLGGIYALIAVGYTMVYGVIQLINFAHGEIYMFGAFLSFSLLTGFFGPSLPFAVAVPLAVLICAGAGVLLDVIAYRPLRRSPRLAALITAIGMSIFLQNLALLIWGGQIKAFPRGVIPAFLFETALEMGEVSVGWLQVIVLLVAMILMLILQLVVHYTRTGRAMRAIAQDQIAAALMGVNVDRVVSYTFALGSALGAVAGILVALYYNAVYPTMGYFAGIKAFAAAVLGGIGSIPGAILGGAILGLAEVFGGGYISSAYSDGIAYAVMILVILVKPNGIFGRRIKDKA comes from the coding sequence ATGGAGGGTTTTTTTCTCGAACAGTCAGCCCTTTTTTTACAGCAGCTGGTAAATGGGGTAACCCTGGGCGGTATTTACGCTTTGATCGCGGTGGGTTACACTATGGTCTATGGGGTTATTCAGCTGATAAATTTCGCTCATGGCGAAATTTATATGTTCGGGGCCTTCCTGAGTTTTTCCCTGCTGACCGGTTTTTTCGGTCCGAGCCTGCCGTTTGCCGTTGCCGTGCCGCTCGCAGTGCTGATCTGCGCCGGAGCCGGAGTGCTGTTGGATGTTATCGCCTATCGCCCTTTGCGGCGTTCTCCCCGCCTGGCGGCTCTGATCACCGCCATCGGCATGTCGATTTTTCTGCAGAATCTGGCCCTGCTGATCTGGGGGGGGCAGATTAAAGCTTTCCCCCGCGGTGTTATTCCCGCGTTTTTGTTTGAGACGGCCCTGGAAATGGGCGAGGTCAGTGTCGGCTGGCTGCAGGTAATTGTTTTGCTGGTCGCCATGATTCTGATGTTGATTTTGCAGCTGGTGGTGCATTATACTCGAACGGGGCGGGCCATGCGGGCGATAGCCCAGGACCAGATCGCGGCCGCTTTGATGGGCGTCAATGTTGATCGGGTGGTTTCCTATACCTTCGCTCTGGGCTCGGCGCTGGGCGCGGTGGCCGGGATTCTGGTCGCCCTCTACTATAACGCGGTCTATCCGACCATGGGCTATTTTGCCGGGATCAAGGCTTTTGCCGCCGCAGTGCTGGGAGGTATCGGGAGTATTCCCGGAGCCATTCTCGGTGGTGCGATTCTCGGTCTGGCCGAAGTTTTTGGAGGCGGTTATATCTCTTCCGCCTATAGTGACGGCATTGCCTATGCGGTGATGATTCTGGTGATTCTGGTCAAGCCGAACGGTATCTTCGGCCGTCGCATTAAGGATAAGGCCTGA
- a CDS encoding branched-chain amino acid ABC transporter permease, giving the protein MHLDDYLFSDKRYFPLLLALVLLLPWLPLGEAGPYVIRVATLTLVYMVLALGLNVVPGFTGLLDLGYVGFFGLGAYTAGLLTVQYQWSLWLVLPLAALHGALWGVLRGAPTLRLADDYFAIVTFGFSELIILVIRNELWLTRGPMGVPGIARPDCFGYLLEQPWQTYYLILFFLLVVLWVVVRIRGSRLGRAWFAIREDETAAECVGINVAIYKIIAFALSAAIGALAGAFYARWFRFIHPDMFKFWESILILCLIVFGGMGSITGALLGALVLIPLTEILRIVLPAEMSQARYLCFGLIIVVMMRRRPAGLLPLEKE; this is encoded by the coding sequence ATGCATTTAGACGACTATCTCTTCAGCGATAAAAGATACTTTCCCCTCCTTCTGGCGCTGGTCCTGCTTCTGCCCTGGCTGCCGCTGGGCGAGGCCGGACCTTATGTGATTCGGGTTGCGACTCTGACCCTGGTCTACATGGTTCTCGCCCTGGGGCTTAATGTGGTTCCGGGATTTACCGGCCTGCTCGATCTGGGCTACGTCGGTTTTTTCGGACTCGGGGCTTATACTGCCGGGCTGCTGACGGTTCAGTATCAGTGGAGCCTGTGGCTGGTGTTGCCCCTGGCGGCCTTGCATGGGGCCCTGTGGGGCGTGCTGCGTGGAGCCCCGACCCTGCGTCTGGCGGATGATTATTTTGCCATCGTGACCTTCGGCTTTTCCGAGTTGATTATTCTGGTGATTCGCAATGAGCTCTGGCTGACCCGAGGCCCGATGGGGGTTCCCGGAATCGCCCGCCCCGATTGTTTTGGCTATCTGCTGGAGCAGCCTTGGCAGACCTATTATCTGATACTGTTCTTTTTGCTGGTGGTGCTCTGGGTGGTCGTGCGGATTCGCGGTTCTCGGCTGGGGCGGGCCTGGTTCGCCATCCGCGAGGATGAAACCGCGGCTGAGTGTGTCGGAATCAACGTCGCCATTTACAAGATCATTGCTTTTGCCCTGAGTGCTGCCATCGGAGCGCTGGCCGGGGCTTTCTATGCCCGCTGGTTCCGTTTTATTCATCCCGATATGTTTAAATTCTGGGAGTCGATTCTGATTCTCTGTCTGATTGTTTTTGGCGGCATGGGCAGCATTACCGGGGCTTTGCTCGGGGCTCTGGTACTGATTCCGCTGACCGAGATTCTGCGGATCGTTCTGCCGGCCGAAATGAGCCAGGCTCGCTATCTTTGTTTCGGTCTGATCATTGTGGTGATGATGCGCCGGCGCCCGGCCGGGCTGTTGCCCCTGGAAAAGGAATGA
- a CDS encoding ABC transporter ATP-binding protein has translation MSPVAEIKTGKVLLQARRVVKRFGGLTAVKEVSLEVRAGEIVGLIGPNGAGKTTFFNCLNAVTRVSSGEIIFAGQSLVSQVTPETLRLVIWAGRLFGLLSLLWLPLVLGVVWPETFFRLEAVLALTLLTGFRIYLLRPLGALRPWSRLLLNLFVMSDLLCALVWLKRSESFSEVVFFGLFRFYPLLVPGALLLFLGAALLFLVSNLPRVREAFGQHLRADVIARLGMGRTFQNIRLFSSLSALDNVKLGRHGRTRANFFGIVLALPGARREELDSAAKAEDCLRFVGLGKQSQTRAGSLAYGDQRRLEIARALASEPRLLLLDEPAAGMNPTESAALIAVVRRISQAGIAVLIIEHDMKVIMNLASRIYVLDHGELIASGSPTEIRNHEKVIAAYLGARHAVAEA, from the coding sequence ATGAGTCCGGTGGCTGAGATAAAAACCGGCAAGGTACTGCTTCAGGCTCGCCGGGTGGTGAAACGGTTTGGCGGCCTGACGGCGGTCAAGGAGGTTTCCCTGGAGGTCCGGGCCGGGGAAATCGTGGGTTTGATCGGTCCCAACGGCGCCGGGAAAACCACTTTTTTTAATTGTCTGAACGCGGTCACCAGGGTCAGCTCGGGGGAGATCATCTTCGCCGGTCAGAGTCTGGTCAGTCAGGTGACTCCGGAGACATTGCGCCTGGTGATCTGGGCCGGCCGGTTGTTCGGACTGCTTTCGCTGCTCTGGTTGCCGCTGGTCTTGGGGGTTGTCTGGCCGGAAACCTTTTTTCGCCTGGAAGCTGTGTTGGCCCTCACCTTGCTGACGGGGTTCCGCATTTATCTGTTGCGACCGCTAGGGGCCTTGCGGCCCTGGAGTCGCCTGCTGCTCAATCTTTTTGTGATGAGCGACCTCCTGTGTGCACTCGTCTGGCTGAAACGGAGCGAGAGCTTTTCGGAAGTCGTTTTTTTCGGTCTCTTTCGCTTCTATCCGCTGCTGGTTCCGGGAGCGCTGCTGCTGTTTCTGGGAGCGGCGCTGCTGTTCCTTGTGAGTAATCTGCCGCGGGTGCGTGAGGCCTTCGGGCAACACCTGCGAGCGGATGTCATCGCCCGTCTCGGAATGGGCCGGACCTTTCAGAATATTCGTCTTTTTTCCTCACTCTCAGCCTTGGATAATGTCAAACTTGGGCGTCACGGCCGAACCCGGGCCAATTTTTTCGGTATTGTCCTGGCCTTGCCAGGGGCTCGTCGCGAGGAGCTCGACTCCGCCGCCAAGGCGGAAGATTGTCTGCGTTTCGTCGGTCTCGGTAAACAGTCGCAGACCCGCGCCGGGTCTCTGGCTTACGGTGATCAGCGCCGGCTTGAAATTGCCAGGGCCCTGGCGAGCGAGCCGCGCCTGTTGCTTCTGGATGAACCGGCGGCCGGCATGAATCCGACCGAATCCGCCGCGCTGATCGCTGTGGTGCGGCGGATCAGTCAGGCCGGAATCGCGGTTCTGATTATCGAGCACGATATGAAGGTGATCATGAACCTTGCCAGCCGAATCTATGTCCTCGATCATGGTGAACTCATTGCCTCGGGTAGCCCGACGGAAATCCGCAACCATGAGAAGGTCATCGCAGCTTATCTGGGAGCCCGGCATGCCGTTGCTGAAGCTTGA
- a CDS encoding amphi-Trp domain-containing protein: MKALRKRRLILTSAEEEILLYPSDEIDFKVKARVRKGEGRIEFKMSWNQDAVNCQNQDR; encoded by the coding sequence TTGAAGGCTTTGAGAAAAAGGCGACTCATCCTCACCTCGGCCGAGGAGGAGATTCTCCTTTATCCGAGTGACGAAATTGATTTTAAAGTCAAGGCCCGGGTTCGTAAAGGTGAAGGGCGGATTGAATTTAAAATGTCCTGGAATCAGGACGCGGTGAATTGCCAAAATCAGGATAGGTAA
- a CDS encoding GAK system ATP-grasp enzyme, giving the protein MKIAVVGTAGGWSSELLAKTVAHRTGFHLLVEMDKVRLDLPSGRLLFEGHDLRRFDALIIKKIGQRYSPDLLDRLEILRLLPRYGVLLCSDPLKILGVLDRLSCTVTLQQAEVPMPATSVTEDLDQALQIIKEYGEVVLKPLYSTKARGMTVLQDGSSGLLEKLQAYKKVNRILYIQKKVDLGTYDLGLVFLGGEYLTTYARCRQAASWNTTIASGGRYAAIDPDPAIIELARRAQAPFGLDFTCVDVAETAAGPIVFEVSAFGGFRGLQEARGLDVASLYTDYVIRRLEEHR; this is encoded by the coding sequence ATGAAAATTGCCGTGGTTGGTACGGCCGGCGGCTGGTCCTCGGAGCTTTTGGCTAAAACCGTCGCGCACCGGACCGGTTTTCATCTGCTGGTGGAAATGGATAAGGTCAGGCTGGATCTGCCCTCCGGTCGTCTTTTGTTTGAAGGTCATGATCTGCGGCGATTCGATGCCCTGATTATCAAGAAGATTGGTCAGCGTTATTCTCCCGATCTCCTGGATCGTCTCGAAATTCTGCGTCTGTTACCTCGGTATGGAGTGTTGCTTTGTTCCGACCCTTTAAAAATTCTTGGGGTTCTTGATCGGCTTAGTTGCACGGTTACCCTGCAGCAGGCCGAAGTGCCGATGCCGGCGACCTCTGTAACGGAAGATCTCGATCAGGCTTTGCAGATTATCAAGGAGTATGGCGAGGTCGTGCTTAAACCTCTCTATTCAACCAAGGCCCGGGGCATGACCGTGCTGCAGGATGGCAGCTCGGGGCTGCTTGAAAAACTGCAGGCTTACAAAAAGGTCAACCGTATTCTTTATATTCAGAAAAAGGTGGATCTGGGGACTTACGATCTCGGCCTGGTTTTTCTGGGTGGAGAATATCTGACCACCTACGCCCGCTGCCGGCAGGCCGCATCCTGGAATACGACGATCGCCTCGGGCGGCAGATATGCGGCCATTGATCCTGATCCGGCGATTATCGAGCTGGCCCGGCGGGCCCAGGCCCCTTTCGGACTTGATTTTACCTGCGTTGATGTGGCGGAAACGGCGGCTGGACCGATAGTTTTCGAAGTTTCCGCTTTTGGTGGTTTTCGCGGCCTGCAGGAAGCTCGAGGCTTGGATGTCGCCTCGCTTTATACCGACTATGTGATTCGTAGACTGGAGGAACATCGATGA
- a CDS encoding amphi-Trp domain-containing protein: MESNGWKKFSHVSLQDTNSIKLYLESLIEALDKKKITLLSGDEKIVMAMGELCRISFQAKKKGLENKLTIKLSWTDAGGPAELSREEIEIF, encoded by the coding sequence ATGGAAAGCAATGGATGGAAAAAATTCTCTCATGTTTCACTGCAGGACACAAATTCGATCAAACTGTATCTTGAATCTCTGATTGAGGCCCTGGACAAGAAAAAGATAACCCTGTTGTCGGGCGATGAGAAGATTGTGATGGCGATGGGTGAGTTATGCCGCATCTCGTTTCAGGCCAAGAAAAAGGGTCTGGAAAATAAGTTGACCATCAAATTAAGCTGGACCGATGCCGGCGGCCCGGCGGAACTTTCCCGGGAAGAAATTGAGATCTTCTGA
- a CDS encoding PhoU domain-containing protein → MSSSGRNKNQSSLRVLDDNFRLLLSEGVNQLARTFAYIESFSEALHGKIIERDDYIDNLKLTIENQCFTTLSQLGSEEKEKIAHLRARQIICVNLERIADCCINISKQVDFLSNREFWWSFSPQPMSLFIEKSLNLVDQALTENDIAKAMLICRSECELDELFT, encoded by the coding sequence ATGAGCAGTTCCGGTAGAAATAAGAACCAGTCCAGTCTACGGGTTCTGGATGATAACTTCAGGCTGCTTTTAAGTGAAGGCGTCAACCAGCTGGCCCGGACTTTTGCTTACATTGAATCCTTTTCCGAGGCGCTGCACGGGAAAATAATCGAGCGGGACGACTATATCGATAATCTCAAGTTGACCATTGAAAATCAGTGTTTTACCACGCTGAGCCAGCTTGGATCTGAGGAAAAAGAGAAAATCGCACATCTGCGTGCGCGGCAGATAATCTGTGTGAATCTGGAAAGAATCGCTGATTGCTGCATTAATATATCCAAACAGGTGGATTTCCTTAGTAATCGGGAGTTCTGGTGGAGTTTCTCCCCTCAGCCGATGTCTTTATTTATTGAGAAAAGCCTGAATCTCGTGGATCAGGCCCTGACTGAAAACGATATCGCAAAAGCCATGCTGATCTGTCGGTCCGAGTGTGAGCTTGATGAGCTGTTTACGTAA
- a CDS encoding glycosyltransferase: protein MRGRRAPLVSVVIPTFNRAQPLLRAVASVLDQSYSRLQIIVVDDASTDASAALLVKHFGNRIELLRLPRNRGVSYARNRGIAFSRGDFIALLDSDDLWSPEKIARQLAFMREDPELLLSQTDEIWIRDGRQVNPRFRHRKPSGYIFAECLPLCVVSPSAVMMRRRFFARVGLFDENLPACEDYDLWLRTASRYPVPLLAEKLVVKHGGHADQLSRTVPALDRYRIQALLKVLHSGTLTKAQREMALAVLQEKSAVYLAGCRKRGRQAEIYQLQQALRDVAEPASKA from the coding sequence ATGAGGGGGCGGCGAGCGCCTCTGGTCAGCGTCGTGATTCCGACCTTTAACCGGGCGCAGCCGCTGCTCAGAGCGGTGGCCTCGGTGTTGGATCAGTCTTATTCCCGTTTGCAGATCATTGTCGTCGACGACGCTTCGACCGATGCCAGCGCGGCCCTGTTGGTAAAACATTTCGGGAACCGCATCGAGCTCTTGCGGCTGCCCCGCAATCGCGGGGTCAGCTATGCCCGTAATCGGGGCATCGCCTTCAGCCGGGGCGATTTTATCGCCCTGCTGGATTCCGATGATCTTTGGAGTCCGGAAAAGATTGCGCGCCAACTTGCCTTCATGCGCGAAGATCCGGAGCTGCTGCTTTCTCAGACGGATGAAATCTGGATTCGGGACGGGCGCCAGGTCAATCCCCGTTTTCGGCACCGCAAGCCTTCCGGATACATCTTCGCCGAATGTCTGCCGCTCTGTGTGGTCAGTCCCTCGGCGGTGATGATGCGCCGCCGTTTTTTTGCCCGGGTCGGTCTTTTTGATGAAAATCTGCCGGCCTGTGAGGATTATGATCTCTGGCTGCGGACCGCCAGTCGCTATCCCGTGCCGCTGCTGGCCGAAAAACTGGTGGTCAAGCACGGTGGGCACGCCGATCAGCTCTCGCGCACGGTTCCCGCGCTTGACCGCTACCGGATTCAGGCGCTGCTTAAAGTCCTTCACAGCGGCACGCTGACGAAGGCCCAGCGGGAGATGGCGCTGGCGGTTTTACAGGAAAAGAGCGCCGTCTATCTTGCCGGTTGTCGCAAGCGCGGCCGGCAAGCTGAAATCTACCAGCTGCAACAAGCTCTGCGAGACGTGGCTGAACCGGCGTCGAAAGCTTGA
- a CDS encoding ABC transporter ATP-binding protein, with protein sequence MLKLDHIHYYYGNIHALKGVDLEIYAGEIRTLIGANGAGKSTTLMVISGILNPRSGEILYHGTPLTGRRPDEIVKAGLCQVPEGRRIFPGLTIQENLEMGAYCRRVKRAVAADLEMVYDLFPVLGERRRQLGGTLSGGEQQMLAIGRALMSQPQLLLLDEPSLGLAPLMVEKIFAIIEKIAGEGITILLVEQNAHAALRLADYGYVMETGRIVLAAPAAELLRDERVKGAYLGA encoded by the coding sequence TTGCTGAAGCTTGACCATATCCATTATTATTATGGTAATATTCACGCCCTGAAGGGGGTTGATCTAGAGATTTACGCCGGAGAAATCAGAACCCTGATCGGGGCCAACGGCGCCGGTAAATCAACCACGCTGATGGTGATCAGCGGCATTCTCAACCCCCGGAGCGGTGAAATCCTTTATCACGGCACTCCTCTGACCGGGCGACGCCCGGACGAGATCGTCAAGGCCGGTCTTTGTCAGGTGCCGGAAGGACGGCGGATTTTCCCGGGATTGACGATTCAGGAAAATCTGGAAATGGGGGCCTACTGCCGGCGGGTGAAACGTGCGGTGGCGGCGGATCTGGAGATGGTCTACGATCTGTTTCCGGTACTCGGTGAGCGCCGGCGTCAGCTCGGCGGCACTTTGTCCGGCGGGGAACAGCAGATGCTGGCTATCGGTCGGGCCTTGATGTCACAGCCGCAGCTGTTGCTGCTGGACGAGCCCTCGCTGGGGTTGGCGCCGTTGATGGTGGAAAAGATTTTCGCGATTATTGAAAAAATAGCCGGTGAGGGGATTACCATCCTCCTGGTTGAACAGAACGCGCACGCCGCTCTGCGCCTGGCAGATTACGGCTATGTCATGGAGACCGGCCGGATTGTCCTGGCCGCTCCGGCCGCCGAGCTATTGCGCGATGAGAGGGTTAAGGGAGCCTATTTAGGAGCATGA